A single window of Gossypium arboreum isolate Shixiya-1 chromosome 13, ASM2569848v2, whole genome shotgun sequence DNA harbors:
- the LOC108451233 gene encoding uncharacterized protein LOC108451233 has product MEFLSKRGVNIQNFSIFCSWCEREPESASHMFFKCRFMEGFWDKIFNWWDVVWKRVDGFVEYFSLCYNVKLDERKKRLWLISIAAACWTIWIARNGLVFDGRRVNMANLVFQSKMRALLWIRSNHNEIMLQEKFWWLAPQRCCVVSHKSNAVVSFWRLPPCGWLKFNVCGIAKEDKARGGGILRDMEGIAREIFSGAVGTNVAEEAEIGAVKFALEAEIFSGY; this is encoded by the coding sequence ATGGAATTTCTGTCTAAAAGAGGTGTGAACATTCAAAATTTTTCGATATTTTGCTCTTGGTGCGAAAGAGAGCCGGAAAGTGCATCTCATATGTTTTTCAAGTGCAGATTTATGGAAGGATTTTGGGATAAAATCTTCAATTGGTGGGATGTTGTATGGAAGAGAGTCGATGGTTTTGTGGAATACTTTTCATTGTGTTACAATGTGAAATTGGATGAGAGAAAGAAAAGGTTATGGCTGATTTCCATTGCTGCAGCATGCTGGACAATTTGGATTGCAAGAAATGGGCTGGTTTTTGATGGAAGGAGAGTGAATATGGCTAATTTGGTATTTCAATCTAAGATGAGGGCATTGTTGTGGATTAGATCAAACCATAATGAAATCATGTTGCAGGAGAAGTTTTGGTGGTTAGCTCCACAAAGATGTTGTGTGGTGTCTCACAAATCCAATGCTGTTGTTTCCTTTTGGAGACTACCTCCTTGTGGTTGGTTAAAATTCAATGTATGTGGTATAGCGAAAGAGGACAAGGCTAGGGGTGGAGGAATATTGAGAGATATGGAGGGGATTGCAAGAGAGATTTTCTCTGGTGCTGTTGGTACAAATGTTGCTGAGGAAGCTGAGATTGGAGCGGTGAAGTTTGCTCTCGAAGCTGAGATTTTCTCTGGTTATTAA
- the LOC108452095 gene encoding probable methyltransferase TCM_000331: MTMAPASSANVYCTNATDKEISYANNSSLQKKVQLKTRPFLEDTIKDMLSKMVHVPCIKVADLGCASGPNTFFPTCEVMDIIASVCRQAHWESPELQVFLNDLPQNDFNTVFKSIPAFNGKPCFIAGVAGSFYQRLFPSKSIHFVHSSYSLHWLSKVPRGVEDNKGNLYIAKSSPPNVSKAYSGQFRNDFSRFLHFRSEEMITEGRMLLTFIGRSSTDPTSKDCCAIWDLFTKSLLDLVAKGLVRESDIDSFNVPYYYPCEEEVREIIEKERSFALDKLESFEMNWDFEDDVFNENFEKSRSGRNVANCIRAITESMIASHFGEAIIDDLFSRFAQHVGEHLSCEKTKYYVTIVVSMTMK, from the exons ATGACTATGGCTCCGGCATCATCTGCAAATGTTTATTGCACCAATGCCACAGACAAAGAAATTAGCTATGCCAATAATTCCTCACTTCAA aaaaaAGTACAATTGAAGACAAGGCCATTCCTAGAGGACACCATCAAAGACATGTTGAGCAAGATGGTTCACGTTCCTTGTATTAAGGTGGCTGATTTGGGTTGTGCTTCGGGTCCAAACACGTTCTTCCCGACATGTGAAGTTATGGATATCATCGCTAGTGTTTGCCGACAAGCACATTGGGAATCGCCTGAGCTTCAAGTGTTCCTTAATGATCTTCCCCAAAACGACTTCAATACTGTGTTTAAATCAATTCCTGCATTCAATGGGAAGCCTTGTTTCATTGCCGGAGTTGCAGGTTCCTTTTATCAAAGGCTATTTCCGAGCAAGAGCATTCATTTCGTGCATTCTTCTTACAGTCTTCATTGGCTCTCAAAG GTACCAAGAGGAGTTGAGGATAACAAGGGAAATTTATACATAGCAAAGTCGAGCCCTCCTAATGTATCCAAAGCTTATTCAGGGCAATTTCGAAATGATTTCTCGAGATTTTTACACTTTCGTTCCGAAGAAATGATAACTGAGGGACGAATGTTGCTTACATTCATTGGTAGGAGCAGTACTGATCCCACAAGCAAAGACTGTTGTGCCATATGGGATTTGTTCACCAAATCACTCCTCGACTTGGTGGCTAAG GGATTGGTGCGTGAATCTGATATAGATTCATTCAATGTACCTTACTATTACCCTTGTGAAGAAGAAGTGAGAGAAATTATCGAAAAAGAAAGATCTTTCGCTCTCGACAAATTAGAGAGTTTCGAAATGAATTGGGACTTCGAAGATGATGTTTTCAACGAAAATTTCGAAAAGAGTAGAAGCGGGCGAAATGTTGCAAATTGCATACGAGCAATTACAGAATCTATGATTGCTAGTCATTTTGGAGAGGCCATAATTGATGATCTGTTCTCAAGATTTGCACAACATGTGGGTGAGCATTTGTCGTGTGAGAAGACAAAGTACTATGTTACTATAGttgtttcaatgactatgaaataG